The Etheostoma spectabile isolate EspeVRDwgs_2016 chromosome 1, UIUC_Espe_1.0, whole genome shotgun sequence genome has a segment encoding these proteins:
- the LOC116696208 gene encoding high-affinity choline transporter 1: MTFHVEGLVAIAVFYLLILFVGIWAAWKNKHSGEAEGTDRSETIMVGGRDIGLFVGGFTMTATWVGGGYINGTAEYVYLPDYGLAWAQAPFGYALSLVVGGLFFAKPMRSRGYVTMLDPFQQKYGKRMGGLLFIPALMGEIFWSAAILSALGATLSVIVDMDIKVSVVISALIAIFYTLVGGLYSVAYTDVVQLFCIFIGLWISVPFALTNPAVSDITVTAVRQVYQSPWRGSIQKSDTWVWIDNFCLLMLGGIPWQVYFQRVLSASSATYAQVLSFLAAFGCLVMAVPSVLIGAIGASTDWNQTTYGAIPPKEKDQADMILPIVLQHLCPPFVSFFGLGAVSAAVMSSADSSILSASSMFARNIYQLAFRQSASDREIVWVMRITIFVFGGLATLMALVTGTVYGLWYLSSDLVYVIIFPQLLSVLFVKGTNTYGSVAAYLCGMVLRIGGGEPYLRLPPFIYYPGWTTEQRIHHITGEMEDVVIQKFPFKTVSMLASFLGNVAFSYLAKYLFESGRISHKYDFLDAVVSRDSGEIMDRTTLVTRSNNIGLSEMAPVKPRLSVTLAAAFMRRDTLQAETVEEEEEEEESSPDSSHHDKK, encoded by the exons ATGACCTTCCATGTAGAGGGGCTTGTGGCTATCGCGGTCTTCTATCTACTGATCCTGTTCGTGGGCATCTGGGCGGCATGGAAGAACAAACACTCCGGGGAGGCGGAGGGCACCGACCGCAGCGAAACCATCATGGTCGGAGGGAGAGACATTGGATTATTTGTCGGTGGATTTACCATGACAG CGACCTGGGTCGGAGGAGGATATATCAATGGCACAGCTGAGTATGTGTATCTGCCTGATTATGGTTTGGCTTGGGCTCAAGCTCCCTTTGGATATGCCCTGAGTCTTGTTGTGG GTGGTCTTTTTTTCGCTAAGCCCATGCGCTCTCGAGGTTACGTCACCATGTTGGACCCGTTCCAGCAGAAGTATGGGAAACGCATGGGTGGCCTCCTCTTCATACCTGCACTCATGGGTGAGATCTTCTGGTCCGCTGCCATCTTATCCGCCCTTG GTGCTACGCTGAGTGTGATCGTGGACATGGACATTAAGGTCTCAGTGGTTATCTCAGCACTCATTGCAATCTTTTACACTCTGGTTGGAGGACTTTACTCTGTGGCCTACACTGATGTTGTCCAGCTCTTCTGTATCTTTATTGGCCTG TGGATCAGTGTCCCTTTTGCTTTGACCAACCCTGCGGTGTCAGACATTACCGTTACTGCAGTGCGACAGGTGTACCAGTCGCCCTGGAGAGGCAGCATCCAGAAGAGTGACACCTGGGTCTGGATCGATAACTTCTGCCTCCTG ATGCTTGGAGGAATACCCTGGCAGGTGTATTTCCAGAGAGTCCTGTCGGCCTCCTCGGCCACCTACGCCCAGGTCCTCTCCTTCCTGGCCGCTTTCGGGTGCCTCGTCATGGCTGTGCCCTCCGTTCTCATCGGCGCCATTGGGGCCTCCACAG ACTGGAACCAGACAACCTATGGTGCCATTCCTCCGAAAGAGAAGGACCAAGCGGACATGATTCTACCCATCGTGCTCCAACACCTCTGCCCCccatttgtttctttcttcGGCCTGGGTGCAGTGTCTGCAGCTGTCATGTCATCTGCAGACTCCTCCATCCTTTCAGCGAGCTCCATGTTTGCGAGGAACATATACCAGCTCGCCTTTAGACAGTCG GCATCTGACCGTGAGATTGTATGGGTGATGCGTATTACTATCTTTGTATTCGGCGGCCTTGCCACGTTGATGGCGCTGGTGACCGGGACAGTTTACGGCCTCTGGTACCTGAGCTCAGACCTTGTTTACGTCATTATCTTCCCCCAGCTGCTCAGTGTGCTCTTTGTCAAAGGCACCAACACGTACGGTTCTGTGGCCGCCTACCTGTGTGGCATGGTGCTGCGTATAGGTGGAGGTGAACCCTACCTGCGTCTGCCTCCTTTCATTTACTACCCTGGCTGGACCACGGAGCAGAGGATACACCACATTACTGGAGAAATGGAGGACGTTGTCATCCAGAAGTTCCCCTTCAAGACCGTCTCTATGTTGGCCTCTTTCCTGGGTAACGTTGCGTTCTCCTACCTGGCAAAGTACCTGTTTGAGAGCGGCAGGATTTCACACAAGTACGACTTTCTGGATGCAGTGGTGTCCAGGGACAGTGGAGAGATTATGGATAGGACGACGCTTGTGACTCGCAGCAACAACATCGGGTTGTCGGAGATGGCGCCCGTCAAACCTCGGCTGAGCGTGACCTTGGCGGCTGCCTTCATGCGCCGCGACACACTGCAGGCAGAaacagtggaggaggaggaggaggaggaggagtccAGCCCTGATTCCTCCCACCATgataaaaaatga
- the LOC116698041 gene encoding BTB/POZ domain-containing protein KCTD12 has translation MAQTDSQSSTFPEIVELNVGGQVYVTRLETLTAVPNSLLWAKFTQSSPGDLPKDGKGRFFFDRDGFLFRYILDYLRDTELFLPEFFKERRRLQKESDFFQLPELSRRLAAVSKQSSYTEESGEPEEAELSSPVTSSSDRSLRSPGVKAGYITIGYRGSYTIGRDIQADAKFRRVARITVCSKISLAKEVFGETLNESRDPDRPPDKYTARYYLKYNFLEQAFDRLAEAGFSMVACNSTGTCSYAGNDPGEDKLWTSYTEYVFSR, from the coding sequence atggcacAAACTGACAGCCAAAGTTCAACGTTCCCTGAGATAGTGGAGCTAAACGTGGGTGGCCAGGTGTATGTGACCCGACTTGAAACTCTCACGGCGGTGCCCAACTCTCTCCTGTGGGCCAAGTTCACCCAGAGCTCCCCGGGCGACCTGCCAAAAGACGGCAAGGGCCGCTTCTTCTTCGACCGCGACGGCTTTCTCTTCCGCTACATTTTGGATTATTTGCGGGACACTGAGCTTTTCCTGCCCGAGTTTTTCAAAGAGCGGAGGAGGCTGCAGAAAGAATCAGACTTCTTCCAGCTCCCGGAGCTGTCGAGGCGCCTGGCCGCGGTCAGCAAACAGAGCTCATACACGGAGGAGAGCGGGGAGCCGGAGGAGGCTGAGCTCAGCAGCCCGGTCACCTCCTCCTCGGACAGGAGCCTGCGCTCTCCTGGGGTCAAAGCCGGCTACATCACCATCGGGTACAGAGGCAGCTACACTATCGGGAGGGACATCCAAGCGGACGCTAAATTCCGCAGGGTGGCCAGAATAACCGTCTGCAGCAAGATCTCTCTTGCTAAAGAGGTTTTTGGAGAAACCCTGAATGAGAGCCGCGACCCGGACCGCCCGCCTGACAAATATACCGCCAGATATTACCTCAAGTATAACTTCCTGGAGCAGGCGTTTGACCGGCTGGCCGAGGCTGGTTTTAGCATGGTGGCATGCAACTCCACTGGGACTTGCTCATACGCCGGTAATGACCCGGGGGAAGACAAACTGTGGACCAGTTACACAGAGTATGTTTTCTCTCGATAA